The following coding sequences lie in one Arachis ipaensis cultivar K30076 chromosome B03, Araip1.1, whole genome shotgun sequence genomic window:
- the LOC107634789 gene encoding protein IQ-DOMAIN 31-like, with protein sequence MMGRQSARKWIRNLILGKKSSSKSNSSKPQDVFKPSSNKDMVMVVVSSEASMSPHPAPPSSSAKAITKGMVPENEVVNGSSNEKLFVIASEDEQANAQAQDAVANIGSEDHAEKINLTEAAIIAQAALRGYQARRKFEILKGMIPLQALIRGKLARREAVSALYCVKGIVKVQALARGYKVRHSAIGLQVQKTLKDTKCSNSIGRVTSTKAEKISDSVFVHKLLASSPAAVLSRQLRYEWLERWTRSRFWAPLQELKKIYEKNVLGQTVEAGEGKAKRNARKGEAVRVDKKKESSMALHSSVKENEKRKQHMTRIEDTNNSSFQRRASLPANYYLKNDKNKNESSQNTTTTTTTTTTTPRVPSYMAPTESAKAKLNSPRFGSDLVLDRNGISRRLSLSFSLNGKLGMAKIDNRSLSSSRDWTVSDKLIQPQWRR encoded by the exons ATGATGGGAAGACAAAGTGCTAGAAAGTGGATTAGAAACTTAATTCTGGGCAAGAAATCATCATCGAAGTCTAATTCATCAAAACCTCAAGATGTTTtt AAACCTTCAAGTAACAAGGAtatggtgatggtggtggtgtcTTCTGAGGCATCAATGTCTCCTCATCCAGCCCCTCCAAGTTCTTCAGCTAAAGCCATAACAAAAGGAATGGTACCAGAAAATGAGGTAGTTAATGGATCATCAAATGAAAAGCTTTTTGTTATTGCAAGTGAAGATGAACAGGCCAATGCACAAGCACAAGATGCTGTTGCTAATATTGGATCTGAGGATCATGCTGAgaaaatcaaccttacagaggcAGCTATAATAGCTCAAGCAGCTCTTAGAGGCTATCAG GCACGCAGAAAGTTTGAGATACTGAAAGGGATGATACCCCTTCAAGCTCTTATTCGTGGCAAGTTGGCTCGAAGAGAAGCTGTTTCTGCTCTATACTGTGTTAAGGGAATAGTTAAAGTTCAAGCACTCGCTCGTGGTTATAAAGTTAGGCACTCTGCTATTGGTCTTCAAGTGCAGAAAACTCTTAAG GATACTAAATGTTCAAATTCTATTGGGAGAGTTACATCAACAAAGGCAGAGAAGATTTCAGATAGTGTCTTTGTTCACAAG CTTCTGGCATCGTCGCCGGCGGCTGTGCTTTCCAGACAACTCAGATATGAATGGCTTGAACGTTGGACGAGATCACGATTTTGGGCACCTCTTCAAGAATTGAAGAAAATTTATGAGAAAAATGTTTTAGGCCAAACAGTAGAAGCTGGTGAGGGAAAAGCCAAAAGAAATGCAAGGAAAGGAGAAGCTGTGAGGGTTGACAAGAAAAAGGAATCAAGCATGGCATTGCATTCATCAGTTAAGGAAAATGAGAAAAGAAAACAACACATGACAAGAATTGAGGATACTAATAATAGTAGTTTCCAGAGAAGAGCTTCACTTCCTGCTAATTATTATTTGAAGAATGATAAGAATAAGAATGAGTCATCACAAaacactactactactactactactactactactactccaAGAGTTCCAAGTTATATGGCTCCTACTGAGTCTGCAAAAGCTAAGCTAAACTCTCCAAGATTTGGTAGTGATTTGGTATTAGACAGAAATGGTATAAGCAGGAGGCTGTCACTTTCATTTTCACTTAATGGCAAGTTAGGAATGGCAAAGATAGATAACAGATCCCTCTCATCTTCAAGGGATTGGACAG TTTCAGATAAGTTGATCCAACCTCAGTGGAGAAGGTGA
- the LOC107633967 gene encoding F-box/LRR-repeat protein At4g14103-like, with protein MNNERQTKCYIFSVLLTDIYNPFPYTLSSLPFAPFSFLEKKKKKNMQRKKQKEGVVEEVGDQDYLTALPAPILCNILSFLSTREAVKTSVLSSTWRNVWKTPNNLVLDAHNFLNPQQDAVTNISHHSSATSSFKLKCDRTWAFLNRVNLYLLRLSQFDPNFRSKIENLSICFTFRRGGHGCYDLAQWIGFALDRKVDKIDLCFSESHELSAPSHGALLLFPCEVLLNKEFAFVNSCLKHVRLAHCALAPHPAFNPGFATITTLDLHKVDLVGGEQVQVLLASCHSLEWLRLSKCHNMGYLKIEYPSCQKLRHLSVNRCHKLKALVLRSSSLESMEYTGTWYMIETMFDTPNLKSYSCRMVLGSDQGGEMSQYSRLAIELPQLQTLFLECKCMLYVPVNTMANSIVATFPNLRHLIITKEAVHQQNFCWIEIVLKGCPILTRLDLNIWTHMKFDVEFMATSWLQACPHSNLKEVTITGIRGHESEIEIAVYLLQNARELQKMIIDPRRRVYLGNGKWSSSQVCQTWNNGGRQRLHHLLYQQAQHLSSPVKFFFCCQP; from the exons ATGAATAATGAAAGACAAACCAAATGCTACATATTCTCCGTCCTCCTCACAGATATATATAACCCCTTCCCTTACACCCTTTCTTCCCTTCCCTTTGCTCCATTTTCTTTTctcgagaaaaagaaaaaaaaaaacatgcaaaggAAGAAACAGAAGGAGGGAGtggtagaagaagttggtgatcAAGATTACCTTACTGCCCTTCCCGCTCCCATTTTGTGCAACATTCTATCCTTTCTTAGCACTAGAGAAGCCGTTAAGACCAGTGTCTTGTCTTCCACGTGGAGAAATGTCTGGAAAACCCCAAACAATCTCGTTCTAGATGCCCATAACTTTCTAAACCCACAACAAGATGCAGTCACAAACATTTCTCATCACTCAAGTGCAACAtcaagtttcaaactcaagtgcGACAGGACTTGGGCCTTTTTGAACAGGGTTAACCTTTACCTGTTACGCTTGAGTCAATTTGACCCTAATTTCCGTTCCAAAATTGAAAATTTGAGCATTTGCTTCACTTTCCGCCGAGGTGGACACGGTTGCTACGATCTCGCTCAATGGATTGGATTTGCCTTGGATAGAAAGGTTGATAAGATTGACCTCTGTTTCTCCGAAAGCCATGAGCTAAGCGCTCCATCTCATGGAGCGCTTTTGCTCTTTCCTTGCGAGGTTCTTCTCAACAAAGAATTTGCTTTTGTAAACTCGTGTTTAAAGCATGTGCGCCTAGCGCATTGCGCGCTGGCGCCTCACCCGGCCTTTAACCCGGGGTTCGCCACCATCACTACTCTCGACCTCCACAAGGTCGATTTGGTGGGTGGCGAACAGGTGCAGGTTTTGCTGGCCAGCTGTCACAGCCTTGAATGGTTAAGGCTCTCTAAATGTCACAACATGGGGTACTTGAAAATAGAGTACCCTTCATGCCAAAAATTGAGGCACCTGAGTGTGAATCGTTGTCACAAGCTAAAGGCACTTGTGCTTAGAAGCTCCAGTTTGGAGAGCATGGAGTATACCGGAACCTggtatatgattgagaccatgtTTGATACTCCAAACCTTAAATCTTACTCGTGTCGTATGGTTTTGGGTAGTGATCAAGGCGGAGAGATGTCTCAATATTCCAGGCTTGCCATTGAGCTTCCTCAGCTTCAAACTTTGTTCCTCGAGTGTAAATGCATG CTTTATGTGCCAGTTAATACAATGGCAAACAGCATTGTTGCCACATTTCCAAATCTTAGACACTTGATAATCACAAAAGAAGCCGTACATCAACAGAATTTTTGCTGGATAGAGATTGTGCTCAAAGGTTGCCCAATCCTCACAAGATTAGACCTCAAT ATATGGACACATATGAAATTTGATGTGGAGTTCATGGCAACAAGTTGGCTGCAAGCTTGTCCACACAGTAATCTGAAGGAGGTTACAATAACAGGAATTCGAGGTCACGAAAGTGAGATTGAGATTGCGGTTTATCTGCTTCAAAATGCAAGAGAGCTCCAGAAGATGATAATAGACCCACGTAGAAGAGTTTACTTGGGAAACGGTAAATGGAGTAGTTCACAAGTTTGTCAAACTTGGAACAATGGTGGCAGACAGAGGCTTCATCATCTTCTATACCAACAAGCCCAACATCTTTCATCGCCTGTcaaatttttcttctgctgtcaGCCATAG
- the LOC107631894 gene encoding L-type lectin-domain containing receptor kinase IV.1 isoform X1 — MSLKLAAVTLLLVEVAAGGDTSFIFNGFQSSQYNLTILAELTSNGLLKLTNGESLQEGHAVYSSPVVFKNSSNNGSAFSFSTSFVFAIRPQAAELSGQGIMFVVYPATKSLTGLPAQYFGVFDKNSVGNSSNHVFGVELDTSMSAEFEDINDNHVGIDINDLKSAASAVAGYHNDDGIFNALRLASGNPMQVWVEYDGMNKHINVTLAPINIDKPKQALLSLTKDLSPILEENMYVGFSSSTGMGTASQYILGWSFEINGQSQPLELSQLPKLPRKGDNKHKGYKKVVLAVALPMISLMLVLLVTLTVNHVIKRKKFSEQLEDWEQECGPSRFRYKDLYLATKGFREKELLGRGGFGKVYKGVIVIAASKAEIAVKRVSHESKQGVREFVAEVVSIGRLRHRNLVPLRGYCRRKGELLLVYDYMPNGSLDKYLFNKPKLTLNWSQRFRIIKGVASALLYLHEGWEQVVVHRDIKASNVLLDAEMNGRLGDFGLARLHDHGSNPQTTHVAGTFGYMAPEHIRTGKATTISDVFGFGAFLLEVACGRRPTEKTEEWLDNANLADWVYDCWKKGGILEAKDQNLSTDSETEEVELVLKLGLFCSQSEPTARPSMHQVMHYLEREVPLPHLSLLSLPSTFRHHTQDLPNPASPDRLLLQTSVVESILSGGR, encoded by the coding sequence ATGTCTCTGAAGCTTGCTGCAGTGACACTTTTGCTGGTGGAAGTGGCAGCCGGTGGAGATACCAGTTTCATCTTTAATGGATTCCAATCATCACAGTATAATCTTACTATTTTAGCTGAGCTCACTTCCAATGGCCTACTCAAACTCACCAATGGTGAGTCCCTGCAAGAAGGACATGCTGTGTATTCATCCCCTGTGGTTTTCAAGAACAGCTCCAACAACGGTAGCGCCTTTTCTTTCTCCACCTCTTTTGTATTTGCCATAAGACCTCAGGCTGCTGAACTCAGTGGTCAAGGTATTATGTTTGTGGTTTATCCAGCAACAAAAAGTCTAACTGGTCTTCCAGCCCAGTACTTTGGTGTCTTCGATAAGAATAGCGTGGGTAACAGCAGCAACCATGTTTTCGGCGTGGAGCTTGATACTTCTATGAGCGCGGAGTTTGAGGATATCAACGACAACCATGTTGGGATTGATATCAATGACTTGAAGTCAGCAGCATCGGCAGTTGCAGGATATCATAACGATGATGGTATTTTCAATGCTTTGAGACTTGCTAGTGGCAACCCTATGCAGGTATGGGTGGAATATGATGGGATGAATAAACACATTAATGTTACTTTGGCACCAATCAACATTGATAAACCAAAACAAGCTTTGCTATCGTTGACCAAAGACCTTTCTCCAATTCTTGAAGAGAATATGTATGTTGGCTTCTCTTCCTCCACGGGTATGGGTACTGCTTCGCAATACATTCTGGGTTGGAGTTTTGAGATCAATGGCCAGTCTCAGCCACTTGAACTATCTCAACTCCCAAAGTTGCCTAGGAAAGGTGATAATAAACATAAAGGGTATAAGAAGGTGGTCTTGGCAGTTGCATTGCCTATGATATCACTCATGTTGGTTCTCTTGGTGACTTTAACAGTTAATCATGTCATCAAAAGGAAGAAGTTTTCTGAGCAACTTGAAGACTGGGAGCAAGAATGTGGTCCTAGTAGATTCAGGTATAAAGATCTCTACTTGGCTACAAAGGGGTTCAGGGAGAAGGAGCTATTAGGAAGGGGCGGATTTGGTAAGGTCTACAAAGGTGTGATAGTGATAGCAGCTTCCAAAGCTGAGATTGCAGTAAAGAGGGTATCCCATGAGTCCAAACAAGGTGTAAGGGAATTTGTGGCAGAAGTTGTGAGCATTGGCCGTCTTCGCCATAGGAATCTGGTTCCCCTTCGAGGATATTGCAGGCGCAAAGGAGAGTTGCTTTTGGTCTATGACTACATGCCAAATGGGAGTTTAGACAAGTATCTCTTTAACAAACCAAAACTGACCCTTAATTGGAGCCAGAGATTTAGAATCATCAAAGGAGTTGCTTCGGCTTTGCTCTATTTGCATGAAGGATGGGAGCAAGTTGTGGTCCATAGAGACATAAAGGCCAGCAATGTGCTACTGGATGCAGAAATGAATGGTAGATTAGGGGACTTTGGTCTTGCAAGGTTGCATGACCATGGAAGCAATCCTCAAACTACTCATGTTGCCGGAACTTTCGGGTATATGGCCCCTGAGCATATCAGAACAGGTAAGGCCACTACAATATCTGATGTATTCGGTTTTGGTGCATTTCTACTTGAGGTTGCTTGCGGAAGAAGGCCCACGGAGAAAACAGAGGAATGGCTTGACAATGCAAATCTTGCTGATTGGGTGTATGATTGCTGGAAGAAAGGTGGGATTCTTGAGGCAAAGGATCAAAATTTGAGCACAGATTCAGAGACAGAGGAGGTGGAATTGGTGCTGAAACTTGGTTTGTTTTGCTCCCAGTCAGAGCCTACGGCTAGGCCGAGCATGCACCAAGTTATGCATTACTTAGAAAGGGAAGTTCCTTTGCCACATTTATCTTTGCTTAGCTTACCTTCCACATTCAGACACCATACTCAAGACTTGCCGAATCCGGCTTCCCCGGATAGGCTGTTGCTCCAGACTTCAGTTGTTGAATCAATTCTCTCAGGTGGTCGATGA
- the LOC107631894 gene encoding L-type lectin-domain containing receptor kinase IV.1 isoform X2 translates to MAYSNSPMVSPCKKDMLCIHPLWFSRTAPTTYFGVFDKNSVGNSSNHVFGVELDTSMSAEFEDINDNHVGIDINDLKSAASAVAGYHNDDGIFNALRLASGNPMQVWVEYDGMNKHINVTLAPINIDKPKQALLSLTKDLSPILEENMYVGFSSSTGMGTASQYILGWSFEINGQSQPLELSQLPKLPRKGDNKHKGYKKVVLAVALPMISLMLVLLVTLTVNHVIKRKKFSEQLEDWEQECGPSRFRYKDLYLATKGFREKELLGRGGFGKVYKGVIVIAASKAEIAVKRVSHESKQGVREFVAEVVSIGRLRHRNLVPLRGYCRRKGELLLVYDYMPNGSLDKYLFNKPKLTLNWSQRFRIIKGVASALLYLHEGWEQVVVHRDIKASNVLLDAEMNGRLGDFGLARLHDHGSNPQTTHVAGTFGYMAPEHIRTGKATTISDVFGFGAFLLEVACGRRPTEKTEEWLDNANLADWVYDCWKKGGILEAKDQNLSTDSETEEVELVLKLGLFCSQSEPTARPSMHQVMHYLEREVPLPHLSLLSLPSTFRHHTQDLPNPASPDRLLLQTSVVESILSGGR, encoded by the exons ATGGCCTACTCAAACTCACCAATGGTGAGTCCCTGCAAGAAGGACATGCTGTGTATTCATCCCCTGTGGTTTTCAAGAACAGCTCCAACAACG TACTTTGGTGTCTTCGATAAGAATAGCGTGGGTAACAGCAGCAACCATGTTTTCGGCGTGGAGCTTGATACTTCTATGAGCGCGGAGTTTGAGGATATCAACGACAACCATGTTGGGATTGATATCAATGACTTGAAGTCAGCAGCATCGGCAGTTGCAGGATATCATAACGATGATGGTATTTTCAATGCTTTGAGACTTGCTAGTGGCAACCCTATGCAGGTATGGGTGGAATATGATGGGATGAATAAACACATTAATGTTACTTTGGCACCAATCAACATTGATAAACCAAAACAAGCTTTGCTATCGTTGACCAAAGACCTTTCTCCAATTCTTGAAGAGAATATGTATGTTGGCTTCTCTTCCTCCACGGGTATGGGTACTGCTTCGCAATACATTCTGGGTTGGAGTTTTGAGATCAATGGCCAGTCTCAGCCACTTGAACTATCTCAACTCCCAAAGTTGCCTAGGAAAGGTGATAATAAACATAAAGGGTATAAGAAGGTGGTCTTGGCAGTTGCATTGCCTATGATATCACTCATGTTGGTTCTCTTGGTGACTTTAACAGTTAATCATGTCATCAAAAGGAAGAAGTTTTCTGAGCAACTTGAAGACTGGGAGCAAGAATGTGGTCCTAGTAGATTCAGGTATAAAGATCTCTACTTGGCTACAAAGGGGTTCAGGGAGAAGGAGCTATTAGGAAGGGGCGGATTTGGTAAGGTCTACAAAGGTGTGATAGTGATAGCAGCTTCCAAAGCTGAGATTGCAGTAAAGAGGGTATCCCATGAGTCCAAACAAGGTGTAAGGGAATTTGTGGCAGAAGTTGTGAGCATTGGCCGTCTTCGCCATAGGAATCTGGTTCCCCTTCGAGGATATTGCAGGCGCAAAGGAGAGTTGCTTTTGGTCTATGACTACATGCCAAATGGGAGTTTAGACAAGTATCTCTTTAACAAACCAAAACTGACCCTTAATTGGAGCCAGAGATTTAGAATCATCAAAGGAGTTGCTTCGGCTTTGCTCTATTTGCATGAAGGATGGGAGCAAGTTGTGGTCCATAGAGACATAAAGGCCAGCAATGTGCTACTGGATGCAGAAATGAATGGTAGATTAGGGGACTTTGGTCTTGCAAGGTTGCATGACCATGGAAGCAATCCTCAAACTACTCATGTTGCCGGAACTTTCGGGTATATGGCCCCTGAGCATATCAGAACAGGTAAGGCCACTACAATATCTGATGTATTCGGTTTTGGTGCATTTCTACTTGAGGTTGCTTGCGGAAGAAGGCCCACGGAGAAAACAGAGGAATGGCTTGACAATGCAAATCTTGCTGATTGGGTGTATGATTGCTGGAAGAAAGGTGGGATTCTTGAGGCAAAGGATCAAAATTTGAGCACAGATTCAGAGACAGAGGAGGTGGAATTGGTGCTGAAACTTGGTTTGTTTTGCTCCCAGTCAGAGCCTACGGCTAGGCCGAGCATGCACCAAGTTATGCATTACTTAGAAAGGGAAGTTCCTTTGCCACATTTATCTTTGCTTAGCTTACCTTCCACATTCAGACACCATACTCAAGACTTGCCGAATCCGGCTTCCCCGGATAGGCTGTTGCTCCAGACTTCAGTTGTTGAATCAATTCTCTCAGGTGGTCGATGA